The Bos indicus x Bos taurus breed Angus x Brahman F1 hybrid chromosome 10, Bos_hybrid_MaternalHap_v2.0, whole genome shotgun sequence genome has a segment encoding these proteins:
- the PYGO1 gene encoding pygopus homolog 1 has protein sequence MSAEQEKDPISLKRVRGGDSGLDGLGGPGVQLGSPDKKKRKTNTQGPSFPPLSEYAPPPNPNSDHLVAANPFDDNYNTISYKPLPSSNPYLGPGYPGFGGYSTFRMPPHVPPRMSSPYCGPYSLRNQPHPFPQNPLGMGFNRPHAFNFGPHDNSSFGNPSYNNALTQNVNMPNQHFRQNPAENFNQIPPQNASQVSNPDLASNFVPASNSNFSSPLESNHSFIPPPNTFGQAKAPPPKQDFSQGATKNTNQNSSAHPPHLNMDDTVNQSNIELKNVNRNNVVSQENSRSSSTEATNNSHANGTQSKPRQPRGATDTCTTEKSNKSALHPSRHGHSSSDPVYPCGICTNEVNDDQDAILCEASCQKWFHRICTGMTETAYGLLTAEASAVWGCDTCMADKDVQLMRTRETFGPPAVGSDG, from the exons gtGGTGATAGTGGACTGGATGGGTTAGGAGGACCAGGTGTGCAACTAGGAAGCCCAGATAAGAAAAAACGCAAGACAAATACACAG GGGCCTTCTTTTCCTCCATTGTCTGAGTATGCTCCGCCACCGAATCCAAACTCTGACCATCTAGTGGCTGCTAATCCATTTGATGACAACTACAATACTATTTCCTATAAACCACTACCTTCATCAAATCCGTATCTTGGCCCTGGTTATCCTGGCTTTGGAGGCTACAGCACATTCAGAATGCCACCTCACGTTCCTCCAAGAATGTCTTCCCCATACTGTGGTCCTTACTCACTCAGGAATCAGCCACACCCATTTCCTCAGAATCCTTTGGGCATGGGTTTTAATCGACCTCATGCTTTTAACTTTGGGCCACATGATAATTCAAGTTTTGGAAATCCATCTTACAATAATGCACTGACTCAGAATGTTAACATGCCTAATCAACATTTTAGACAAAATCCTGCTGAAAACTTCAATCAGATTCCTCCGCAGAATGCTAGCCAAGTATCTAACCCTGACTTGGCATCTAACTTTGTCCCTGCAAGTAATTCCAATTTTAGTTCTCCGTTAGAATCTAATCATTCTTTTATCCCTCCCCCAAACACTTTTGGTCAAGCAAAAGCACCACCCCCAAAACAAGACTTTAGTCAAGGAGCTAccaaaaacacaaatcaaaactccTCTGCTCATCCACCTCACTTAAACATGGATGACACAGTGAATCAGAgtaatattgaattaaaaaatgtGAATCGAAACAATGTCGTCAGTCAAGAGAATAGCCGTTCGAGTAGCACTGAAGCTACAAACAACAGCCATGCAAATGGGACACAGAGTAAACCACGACAGCCTAGAGGTGCCACAGATACATGCACCACTGAGAAAAGCAATAAATCCGCTCTCCACCCAAGCCGTCATGGGCATTCTTCTTCTGACCCAGTGTATCCTTGTGGAATTTGTACAAATGAAGTGAATGATGATCAGGATGCCATCTTATGTGAAGCCTCTTGTCAGAAATGGTTTCATCGGATCTGCACTGGAATGACCGAAACAGCTTATGGCCTCCTAACAGCAGAAGCGTCAGCAGTATGGGGCTGTGATACCTGTATGGCTGACAAAGATGTCCAGTTAATGCGCACTAGAGAAACATTCGGTCCACCTGCAGTGGGCAGTGATGGCTAA